The Breoghania sp. L-A4 sequence ATGAATTGTTTGTAAATTCCGCCAAAAAACTGGTGGGTATACACACATTCCGTAGAGTTATGGTTTGGAGCGGTGGCGGCCGGCGGCGTGGTGGAGCCCGGAACGGCAGACCCAGCGGCGCGGTTCGGGCGGACGCGTCGTCCCTGCGTCCTTAAAAAGCCGTGATCGGGCGGCACCAGAGGACGATTGTCGCCGTGGGCGGGTTGCGGATACCGGACAATGCTGTGAAAACAGTGCCGCGAAGATCGCGCGGCGTTGGCAACGCGCTGTTGCTGGGGCTACACAATGCGCGGCGAAACGAATGGGATGACGAGCGTTTGTTGACACACGGAATCGGGCCGGACGCGGCGGCGGCGCTTCGATGAGCGACACCTACAAGAAAATGGCGGCCGAGGCCGCGTTGAACCACGTGAAGCCCGGCATGCGCCTCGGAATCGGAACCGGTTCGACGGCTGAGTTTTTTGTGCGTGCTCTTGCCGCCAAGGTTGCGGGCGGCCTGGCTGTGATCGGCGTGCCGACGTCGGAGCGCACCGCCGCGCTGTGCAGGGAGCTTGGCGTTCCGTTGACGACACTCGATGAGACGCCGGAGCTGGATCTGACGATCGACGGCGCTGACGAACTCGATGGCCAGTTGCGCCTGATCAAGGGCGGCGGTGGGGCGTTGCTGCGCGAGAAGATCGTGGCAAACGCGTCGGCGCGAATGATCGTCATCGCGGACGACGGCAAGCATGTGGACACGCTGGGCGCTTTCCCGTTGCCCATCGAGGTGATGCCCTTCGGCCTCGCGGCCACAAGGATCGCGATCGGCAGGGTCGCCGATGAGCTGGGCCTCGCGGGCGAATTGCGCTTGCGCATGGCCTCCGATGGCGCCCCGTTTGTCACCGACGGCGGGCACTACATCGTGGACGGTGACTGGAAGTCGCTTTCCGACCCCGATGCCCTCGCGAGCCGGCTCGCCGGCATTCCGGGTGTCGTTGAACACGGACTGTTTATCGGATTGGCCGATATGGCCTATTTGGGTGGCGCTGACGGTGTCACCGTCGTCGAGCCGTCCGCCTGATACAAGAACAAGTGAACGGAGAAAGACATGAAACGCGTGACCATGAAGCGGATTTTGGCGGGAGTGATCCTTGCCGGCTGTGTCGCCACCGGACCTGCGGCGGCCGCCGAGGATTTCACTGAGTCACACATCAATGCCGCCCGCGCGGCCATCATCAGCAGCAACTCGATACGCGCTTATGACGAGATCCTGCCGGTGATCGCGGACAAGACCCGCACGCTGTTCATTCGCTCCAACCCGGCGTTGACCAAGGAAATCGACGAGGTCACCAACGCCGTGGCGCTCGATCTGGTCAGCAAGCGCGCCGAGCTTGACACAACGGTCATGGAAATCTGGGCCGTGCGCTTTTCCGAGGAAGAGCTGAAGGCGATTGCGGCGTTCTACACCTCGCCGGTCGGCGCCAAGCTGGCCGAATTGCGGCCGGAGATGAACGCGCTCAGCATCGGCGCCGCCAAGCAGTGGGGCGACGCGCTTTCGACCGTCATGGTCGGCCGCGTGCGCGACGAGCTGAAGAAGCGCGGCCACAACTTCTGATCTTGCAGCGCAGACTGTCCGGCCTATCTGTGGGGCTCGCGTGCTCGCGAGGCGCGCGCACCATCACGACATGACACGGCCGTGCCGGGCGCGCGGTCAAGCGGGGGTATGAAATGTCCGAATTCGACTACGATCTGTTCGTGATCGGAGCGGGATCGGGCGGCGTACGCGCCGCGCGGATCGCGGCCACCCATGGCGCCCGCGTGGCGATCGCCGAAGAGCATCGCTACGGCGGCACCTGCGTGATCCGCGGTTGCGTGCCCAAGAAGCTTCTCGTCTATGCCTCGCAGTTCTCGGAGAGTTTCGAAGATGCGGCCGGTTTCGGTTGGGACGTTGGCGCGCGTTCCTTCGACTGGAAAGCATTGATCGCCGCCAAGGATCGCGAGATCAATCGGCTGGAGGGCATCTACCGCGGCAATCTGGAGCGCTCCGGCGTGGCGCTTTTCGATAGCCGCGCCGAGCTGGACGGTCCCAACGCGGTGCGCCTGGTCAAGGACGGCCGGCGTGTCACCGCCGCCAAGATCCTGATCGCCACCGGCGGCGCGCCGAACAACGACATGCGTCTTGAGGGTGTCGAGCACACGATCACCTCCAATGAGGTCTTTTATCTTCCCGAATTTCCCAAACGTGTGGTGATCGCCGGCGGCGGCTTCATCGCGGTGGAGTTCGCCGGCATCTTCAATGGTCTGGGCTCCGAGACGACGCTGATCTATCGCGGCGAGGAAATCCTGCGCGGCTTCGATGACGACCTGCGCCAGGCGCTGCACGCGGAGATGGAGAAGAAGGGCATTCGGGTGATCACAGAGGACGTCTTCTCCCGGATCGAGAAGACCGATACCGGGCTGATCGGCCACACCAATGCCGGCGAGCAGATCGAGGCTGACCAGATCCTGATGGCCATCGGCCGCAATCCAAACACCAAGGGGCTCGGGCTGGAAGGCGCCGGCGTCAAGCTGGACGCGGCCGGAGCCATCCGCGTCGACGAACGCTCCCGCACCAACGTGCCATCGGTCTTCGCCGTGGGCGATGTGACCAACCGCGTCAACCTGACACCGGTGGCGATCCGCGAGGGCCACGCCTTCGCCGACACCGAATTCGGCGGCAAACCGGTTTCCGTGGACCATTCCATGGTGCCTGCGGCCGTGTTTTCGCAGCCGGAAATCGGCACCGTCGGTCTGACGGAGACGGAGGCGCGCGCGCGGCATTCCTCGCTCGATATCTATCGCGCCTCGTTCAGGCCGATGAAGCATACGCTGTCGGGCCGCGACGAGAAGATGCTGATGAAGCTGATCGTCGATGCGGACACGGACCGTGTGCTCGGGGTTCACGTGATGGGGCCGGATTCCGGCGAACTGGTTCAGGTGCTCGGCATCGCGCTGAAGATGGGCGCCACAAAGGCCGACTTCGACGCCACCATGGCCGTGCACCCGACCGCCGCCGAGGAACTCGTCACCATGCGCGAACCGAGCGAACGCGTCCGCCGCGAGGCCGCGGAATAGGGGCAATCCTCCGTTGCCGTCCGCAAGCGCCTTCACGAAGCGTTCGATCTCGTCTTCCGTATTGTAATAATGCACTGAGGCGCGGACCAGGGCGTCGAAGCCGCGTGTCGGCAGATCCAGTTGCGATGCGCGCGCCTGGGTGTGGGTGACGTTGATGCAGGAGGTGACGGGTGAGCACGGATCTGTTCAAACTCGAAGGCAAGCGGGCGATGGTGACGGGATCGTCGCAGGGCATCGGTTTCGCATTGGCGCGCGGCCTGATGGCGGCCGGTGCGGAGATTGTGCTCAACGGCCGTGATGCAGCACGGCTGGATGCCGCGGTGAAGCGATTGCGCGGCGAGGGCGGCACAGTGACCGGCCTGGCCTTCGATGTTACCGACCACGCGGCGGTGCGCGCGGCGGTGGACGGGGTCGAGGCTGGAACCGGGCCGATCGACATCCTGGTCAACAATGCCGGCATGCAGCACCGGGCGCCGCTCGAGGACTTTCCCGCCGACGCCTTCGAGACGCTGCTGCAAACCAATGTCGCCAGCGTCTTTCATGTCGGCCAGGCGGTGGCGCGGCACATGATCGGCCGTGGCGCCGGCAAGATCGTCAACATCTGCTCGGTGCAGACGGCGCTGGCCCGCCCCGGCATTGCCCCCTACACCGCCACCAAGGGCGCGGTAGCCAATCTCACTAAGGGAATGGCCACCGACTGGGCGAGGCACGGCCTGCAATGCAACGGCCTGGCGCCGGGCTATTTCGACACGCCGCTCAATGCGGCGCTGGTCAGCGATGCGGATTTCAGCGCCTGGCTTGCCAAGCGGACACCGGCGGGACGCTGGGGCAGGGTCGAGGAACTGGTTGGCGCTTGCATCTTCCTGTCGTCGGAGGCGTCGTCCTTCGTCAACGGGGCGATCATCTATGTCGATGGCGGCATCACCGCGTCCCTCTAAAGGCCCCGGATGCCGGCGCCCAGCCATGACGTCCATTCATTTGGTGCTTGTCCCAGGCCTGGGGGACGGGCTCCGCCGCGACGAAAACATCAGCACGGGCTTTGAGAATCTTCGCGCGATTTTCTATGTCTAGGGAGACCGGCTGCGCCCGATGAGCAGCCCGAGATCCGTACGTTTTGGAATCAATGGCAATGACGGACACCATCTCCTATTTCGGCTACGGCTCGCTCGTCAATTGCGATACGCGGACGCCCGGCAGCATCGTCGCACGGGGCACCCTGTCCGGCTGGGTGCGTGAATGGCGCATCGCGGGGCCCACGCCGCGCGGCGGCGTGTGCAGCCTGACGGTGCGGCCGGAAGCAGGCACGGACATTCGCGGGCTGATGGTGCGCGAACACAGCTCCGGACTGGCGGCGCTTGATGAGCGCGAAGGACGTTACGACCGCGTCGATCTCGATGAGGGCTCGTTTTGTGCGGACCCGGACGCTCCGGCTCATGACGGGCGCGGGTTCGTTTACCGCGCCCGCTCGGAACACTACCGCTGGGGCGATGCGGATCATCCGATCCTGCTGAGTTACGTGGATTGCGTGCTGGCGGGTTTCTACCGGCACTGGGGCGAGGCCGGCGTGCGCCATTTCATTGAGACCACCCACGGCTGGCACGTGCCCATCCTCGACGACCGCGAAGCGCCGCGCTACCCGCGCGCGGTGGCGCTTGGCGAGGATTTGCTCGGATTGATCGACGCGGCGCTGGCGGACGCCGATGTTCGGTGGCTCGTGGCGGCTTGAGTGCCCGGACCTACGTACACCCCGCCATGGTCTCCGCGATGAGATGGTCGACGACGGCGCGCAGGGCTTCCGGCGTGCCGGCGCCGCTTTCCAGCGCCGCGTTGTAGACCGCCAGCTGCTTGTCGGCGGAGGTGCCGTGCGAGACCATGGCGCGGGCATGTTCAACGGCCGCGCGGCAGCGGAAGAAATCCGCGTCCTCGCCGATCAGCTCCATCAGTTCGTCGATCAGTTCCTCGAACGGCACCATGGCGCCGCGGCCGAAATCGATCAGCGCGCCTTGCGTTCCGTGCCGCTGCGCCTGCCAGCGGTTTTCCGCGATCAGAAAGCGGGAATACTCACGCCAGCGCTGATTGTCGATGCGCAGGCGATAGAGCATGCGGCACAGGCAACGGAAGATCGCGGCAATCGCGATGGCGTCGTCGAGCGTGGTGCAGACGTCGGTGACGCGCATTTCCAGCGTCGGGAACCGGTCGGAAGGGCGCAGGTCCCACCACACCTTCGTGGCGTCCTGGATCTGGCCGGCGGAGACCAGCGTGTCGATGGTTCTGCGGTATTCGCCGGGCTTTCGAAGGTCTCGGGCAGACCGGTGCGCGGCAACTCATTGAACACCGCCAGCCGGTAGGACTTCAGCCCCGAGGGCTGGCCGCGCCAGAACGGCGAGGAGGTGGAGAGCGCCAGCAGATGCGGCAGGAAATAGGTGAGCTGGTTCAGCAGGTCGATGCGCAGGTCTTCGTCCTCGATCGCCACATGCACGTGCATGCCGCAGATCAGCAGCCGCCGCGCCACCACCTGCATGTCGCGGGCGATGTCGTTGTAACGCGCCAGGTCGGTGTGCGACTGGCGCGTCCAGTCGGCGAACGGATGAGTTGAGGCGGCGATGGGCGCCAGCCCATGCGCGCTGGCCTTCTCGGCGATCGTCCGGCGCAGCAGGGCCAACTCGTCGCGCGCCTGGCCGAGCGTTTCGCACACCGGCGTGCCGATCTCGATCTGGCAGCGCAGGAATTCGGTCGACACCCGGTCCGACAGCGCCTCCTTGCAGGCGTCGAACAGCGCCTGTGGCGGATCATCCGCGAGATCGCGGGTTTCGCGATCAACGAGCAGGTATTCCTCTTCAATGCCGAGGGTGAAGGAGGGCGCGTCCATGATCCCAGCATCGGCTTTTGTGCGGAGGCTGGTCAAGCGCTTCCTGACGCGGGGGAGCCTGCTTCAGCCGACCAGTCCCTGCAGCAGATGGCCGATCGCCCACGCGATGCCCGCGGCGGCAAGGCCAATGCTCGTGGTTTCCAGTCCCGACCAGACCCAGTGTTGAGTCGACCAGCGGCTCTTGATCGAGCCGATAGCGAAGAACACCATCGCGGTCATCACGGTGGCGATGAACGCCGAGGCACCGGTATGCAGCGCGAAGGGCAGCAGGGGGACCGTACCGCACAGGACGAAGGCGGCGAAGGTCGAGCCGGCGGCCTTGGCCGGCGAGCGCTGGGCCAGCGACACGCCATGCTCCTCGGTGAGCATGGTGTCTATCCAGTTCTCCTTGTGCGCCGTGACGAGTTTGACGATGCGCTCCAGTTCGTCGCCGACAAAGCCCTTGGCCAGGAAAATCTGGCGGATTTCTTCCCGTTCGCCATCCGGATATTGGGCGATGTGGGTCTCTTCCATAAGCCTGAGGCGCTTGTAGTCGTCGAGTTCCGTCTTCGTGCCGGAGTAATTCGCCGCCGCCATGGAAAATCCGTCGGCCAGCAGATTGGCAAGGCCCAGAACCAGAATGACGCCCGCCGACAGATCCGCGCCGATCACGCCCGCGACGATCGCAAAGGTGGTCACCGCCCCGTCGATGCCGCCATAGACCCAGTCGCGCAGGTAGTTGACTTGCGGCCCCTTGCGGATACGCCGTGCGATGGCATCCCGCGTGTGTTCGTGCTCCAATTTCATGCGCGTTCCGATGTGACCTGGTGCTTTCTCTCTCGCTGAACAATGTCTGCTATAATCGCTTCGGTAAATGCATCGGGCAAACCGGTGGCCTTGTACGGTTGCTGCGTGTATAAACGCGCCCGTGCTGGCAGGCTGGCGGGGCGCTTCCCATTTGGAAGGGATACCCGCATGTTTTGGGCGAAACGGTCTTGCGGGACAGGTCCCGATTAGGGGATATGGAACGCTCGCGACGGCCACACTATCATGCAAGGCGGGACGAGGTGCCGGACAAGGCACATTGGTTGCGTACCAGGGAGACGATCATGGCGGAGAAATGGACACCGAAAACCTGGCGCTCGAAGCCGGTTCAGCAGGTGCCCGAGTATCGGGATCAGGCAGCGCTCGAGGCCATGGAAGCTCGGCTTGCGAGCTATCCGCCGCTGGTTTTCGCAGGCGAGGCGCGCAAGCTGAAGAAGCAGCTCGCCGAGGTTGCCAACGGCAAGGCGTTTCTGCTCCAGGGCGGCGACTGCGCCGAGAGCTTCGCCGAGCATGACGCCGACAACATCCGCGATTTCTTCCGGGTCTTTCTGCAAATGGCGGTCGTGCTGACCTATGCAGCCGCCTCGCCGGTGGTGAAAGTGGGGCGCATCGCGGGACAGTTCGCAAAGCCGCGCTCCTCGTCGACCGAGAAGCAGGGCGATGTGGAGCTGCCGAGTTATCGTGGCGACATCGTCAACGACATCGATTTCACCCAAGCCGGCCGCGAGCCGGATCCCGCGCGCCTCGAGATGGCCTACCGCCAGTCGGCGGCCACGCTGAATCTGCTGCGCGCCTTCGCGCAGGGCGGTTTCGCCAATCTCGACCACGTGCATCGTTGGATGCTGGGTTTCGTCAAGGACAGCCCGCAGGCGCATCGCTATCAGGTGCTGGCGGACCGCATCTCCGAGTCGCTCAACTTCATGCGCGCCTGCGGCATCGATCCGGACACCGCGCCGCAGTTGCGCTCGACCGATTTCTTCACCAGCCACGAAGCGCTGCTGCTTGGCTACGAGGAAGCAATGACGCGTGTCGATTCCACGTCCGGCGACTGGTACGCGACCTCCGGCCACATGCTGTGGATCGGCGACCGCACCCGCCAGCTCGACCATGCGCATCTGGAATTCTTCCGCGGCATCAAGAACCCGATCGGCATGAAGTGCGGCCCCTCGATCGAGCCGGACGAGCTGCTGCGCGCCCTGGACATTCTCAACCCGGAGAATGAGGCCGGCCGCATGACGCTGATCGCCCGTTTTGGCGCGGACAAGGTCTATGATCATCTGCCGGCGCTGGTGCGCGCGGTGGAGCGCGAAGGCCGCAAGGTGGTGTGGTCGTGCGATCCGATGCACGGCAACACGATCAAGGCGACCTCGGGCTTCAAGACCCGTCCGTTCGACCGCATCATGAGCGAGGTGGAAGCCTTCTTCACGGTGCACCGGGCGGAAGGCACCCACGCGGGTGGCATCCATGTGGAGATGACCGGCAAGAATGTCACCGAATGCACCGGCGGCGCGCGGGCGATTTCCGACGACGACCTGTCGGATCGCTATCACACCCATTGTGATCCGCGGTTGAACGCCGATCAGGCGCTTGAGCTGGCCTTCCTGGTTGCGGAAAACCTCAAGAAGGAACGCGACGGACGTCAGCAGATCGCGGCCGTGTCGTAGCGTTCACCTTGCAAACTGCTTTCTGGACGGCGCCCGCGTGGCGCCGTCTTTGTTTTCCGGTTGCCTATTGTTTTCCGGTGTTCCCGCGGTCTCAACAGTGCGTTCAACGCATGCCGATTGACCGGCGGGCGTGCGATATGGGATTCCCGTTGCAGGAAACTCAATCATCTGGAGCGTTCGCCATGTCGCGCTTGCCGCCGCTTTTCATTTCGCACGGATCGCCGATGCTGCTGCTGCAGAACACCGCCGCGCGGGCGTTTCTGGGCAGCTATGGCGCTCAGCTCGGAAAACCGGACGCCATCGTTATCGCCTCGGCGCATTTCGAGACCGAGCGGCCGTCCGTCGTCACCGACCCCGCGCCGGGCATGATCTACGACATGCACGGCTTTCCAAAGGAACTCTATCAGGTGCAATATCGGGCCCCTGGCGCGCCCGCTGTCGCCCAGCGTGTCGCGCGGTTGCTCGGTGACGCGGGGCTGGCGCCGGATCTGGTTGCCGAGCGCGGCTACGACCACGGCACCTGGGTGCCCTTGTCGCTGCTCTATCCGGATGCAGATATTCCCGTGGTGCAGATCGCCGTGCAGCCGGACATGGGCCCCGCGCATCATCTGCGTATGGGCGAAGCGCTTTCGTCGCTGGCCGACGAGAACATCCTGGTGATCGGGTCCGGATCGCTGACCCACAATCTGCACGAGTTGCGGGCGCCAGATGGCGGGCGCAGGGCGCTGGCCGACGCCGAACCGGCCTGGGTGAAGGAATTTGCCGACTGGGTAGGCGACAGGATCGCCGCGGGCGATGCTGAGGCGCTCGCCGACTATCGCGCCCGCGCGCCCCACGCCGTGCGCAATCATCCCACGGACGAGCACTATCTGCCCGTTCTCGTGGCGATTGGCGCAGCCAAGGGGAACCGCGCCGGGGCGTGCATTCACTCAAGCCATGAGTATGGCGTGTTGCGCATGGACGCCTTCGCATTCCAATAGAATCAGTCCGGGAGAAGTGGGAGCCGATTGCCCGTCCGGATTTGTTTTGAAACGATCCGGTGGATTTCCGCGAAACGGACCTCCTCCAGGTCACGGGTGACTCAAGTCGCCGTTCCTGCCGCCGTCCCCGGGTGTCGTAATATACTTATTTAGAATGCATATTTGAAAATGCGAGTGCGCTGTATACTGGGATGACGCCGTATTCGGTGACAAATCCGGAGGATTGGTGTCCGGGGCGCCCAAATATATATAAACGTTCATTTGATTTATTCTGATGAACATCGCTTATCGTTTAACAAATCAGAAATATTACCATGGGATATGTACGTTATCCGTCGGGTGCGTGGGAGGCTGCTTGTGAGCGTGCGCATTTCCTTGAATAAGATTTCGGTCCTGGTGATTGACGACAATCTGTTCATGCGATCGCTGCTGCGCGCCGTGTTGCAGGGGCTGGGCTGCGGCGTGGTGCATCTGGCGGAAGACGGGCGCATCGGCATGGAGCGCTTGCTCAAGTACCGGCCGGATATCGTTATTTGCGATTGGGTCATGGCGCCGGTCAACGGCGCGGACTTCATCAAGCGCCTGCGCAAAGACAAGGATCAGGCGGTCGCGACCACGCCGGTGATCATGCTGACGTCGTTCAACAAGCGCGCCTATGTGGTGCAGGCGGCGCGCCTGGGGGCCAATGAGTTCCTGGCCAAGCCGGTGTCGCCCACCCAGCTCTACCAGCGTATCGAGCGGATCGTCACCGAGACCCGGCCCTTCGTTCGCGTCCCCGGTTACTTTGGTCCGATGCCGCGCGGCGCGGAACCCGATTCCAAGACGCTGGCGAAAATCGCCGCGGTCATGGCGACGCCCTTGCCGCGCACCAGCACCTTGTTCTGATATCCGGACGGCGCCGCGTTTGCCTGTTGCGCGCTTTCAATGCACTCCCGCACAGCCCCTCGCGTTGACTCCATGCGCCTTGCCGATCTGCGCGGTCAGCGTGGCGCCGTGTGAACGCCGGCCGAGCCGGATGGCGGAGGCCAGGCAGCCGGGATTGGAGACAGTATGTCGGCTTTCCCTCGAGCGCTGGATGCTCTCGAGCGTTTCCTTGTTAAATGGAATCAATTCTGTTGGTCCAAGCCGGTTCGATCCGCGAGGAAACGGGCGAACGGCGTAGCCCATGCTACGGCAGAGGCCGTTGACGCGGCGGACGGCCGGTTTGGACCAACCCTTTGGGCGGGATGAATTTTCCCGAATATCGGCGAGGCCCGTCTCGGCCATATCCGCGATATGCCCTTCGCCAATCCTCTTGATCCTCGACAAAATTCATCTCCGCAGAATGGTTCCATTTATCAAGGAAACGCTCTAGTGGTAGCCGTTCGGGGAACGCAGCCTTCCGCGTCGCCGTTCACGCTGATATCCAATTGAACCTTCGGATTGAATTGCCCCGATGGCGGCAACACGCCGTTGGGATTGATTCCGCCGGACGCCAGACCATGACCCATTCGATTGCCGACCGATTCCGCCTCGCCATCGCCCAGCTCAATCCGACCTTGGGCGACATCGCGGGCAATGCGGAAAAGGTGCGCAAGGGCCGGGCGCAGGCCGCGCGCGCCAACGCCGACCTGATCGTTTACCCCGAGCTGTTCATAGCGGGCTATCCGCCCGAGGATCTTGTGCTGAAGCCCGCGTTTGTCGAGGCCTGCCGCGAGGCTGTCGAGGCGCTTGCGGCGGAGACGGCGGACGGCGGTCCGGCCATGCTGCTCGGCGCGCCCTGGCGGATCGACGGAAAGCTCTACAACGCCGTGTGCCTTCTCGATGAGGGCAAGGTCCTTGCGGTGCGCACCAAGGTGGAACTGCCGAACTACGGTGTGTTCGATGAAAAGCGCGTGTTCGAGCCTGGCCCGATTCCCGGTCCGGTGTCGTTTCGTGGCGTGCGGCTGGGCGTGCCGATCTGCGAGGACATGTGGGTCGAGGAGATCGCCGAATGCCTCGAGGAGACCGGAGCCGAGATTCTCGTGGTGCCCAACGGGTCGCCGTTCTGGGGCAACAAGGCCGAGGAGCGGCTGCAGGTGATGGTCGCCCGCGTCGTCGAAACCGGTCTGCCGATGGTCTATGTCAACCAGGTGGGCGGACAGGATGAGCTTGTCTTCGATGGCGGTTCCTTTGTGCTGCAGGCCGACCGCACCCTGGCGGTGCAACTGCCGCAGTTCGTCGAGGCGATCGAGGTGATCGGCTTCGAGCGCAATGCGGACAACGTCTGGCGCTGCGTCGACGACACCCGCGCGGCGCTTGCCGATCAGGCGGAAGCCAATTGGCGGGCCTGCGTCATGGGCTTGCGCGACTATGTGATCAAGAACGGATTTCCCGGCGTGGTTCTGGGCATGTCGGGCGGCATCGATTCCGCCGTCTGCGCCGCCATGGCGGTGGACGCGCTGGGTGCTGACAAGGTGCATTGCGTGATGCTGCCCTACCGCTACACCGGCAGCGAGAGCCTGGAGGACGCGGCCGAGTGCGCCCGCCTGCTCGGCGTGCGCTACGATATCGTGCCCATCGAGGCCACGGTCGAAGGCGCGTTTGAGACATTGAAACCGGTATTCCACGGCCAGGCGCCGAACGTCACTGAGGAGAACATCCAGGCCCGCGCCCGCGGTATGCTGCTCATGGCGATCTCCAACAAGTTCGGACCGATGCTGGTGACAACCGGCAACAAGTCGGAAATGTCGGTTGGCTACGCCACTCTGTACGGCGACATGAACGGCGGTTTCAATCCGATCAAGGATCTGTACAAGACGGAAGTCTACCGGCTTGCGGAATGGCGCAATGCGCACTGGCCGGTGGACGCGCACGGTCCGAAGGGGGAAGTGATCCCGTCGCGGATCATCACCAAGGCGCCGACGGCCGAGTTGCGCGAGGATCAGAAGGACCAGGATTCCCTGCCGCCCTATGAGGTGCTCGACGACATGCTCGAATGTCTGGTGGAGCGGGAAATGAGCGTCGACGAGATCGCCGCGCGCGGCCACGACCGCCAGGAGATCCACCGGATCGAGAACCTGCTTTATGTGGCGGAATACAAGCGCCGTCAGGCGGCCCCGGGCGTCAAGGTGACCGCGCGCAATTTCGGCCGTGACCGCCGCTATCCGATCACCAACCGCTTTCGCGACACGACCTGACCCCAGGCCAGCAAAGACGTGACAAGACCATGACACCGACCGTTCGCTTCGCGCCTTCGCCCACGGGCAATATCCACATCGGCAATGTCCGCACGGCGCTGTTCAACTGGCTCTATGCGCAAAAGGCCGGCGGCCGGTTCATCCTGCGCTTCGACGACACCGATGTGGAGCGGTCGAAAGCGGAATATGCCGACGGGATCGCGCGCGATCTGGCGTGGCTGGGTGTGACACCGGATCGCGTCGAGCGCCAGTCCGCCCGCGTGGCCCGCTATGAGGAAGCCGCGGCAACGCTCAGGGCCGCCGGGCTGCTGTACCCGTGCTTTGAGACGCCGGATGAGCTCGATCGCCGCCGCAAGCGCCGCCGCGCGCGCGGCATGCCGCCGGTTTACGACCGCTCGGCGCTGCTGCTGTCGGACGAGGAGAAGGCCGCGTTCGAGGAAGAAGGCCGCAAGCCGCACTGGCGCTTCCTGCTGCCCAATTTCGAAAGCGACCCGCAGGTGCCGGTCAAGACGGAAGTCGCCTGGGACGATCTGTGCCGCGGGCTGCAGAGCGTCGATCTGGCGTCGCTCTCCGATCCGGTGCTGATCCGCGGCGACGGCACTTATCTCTACACGTTGCCGTCCATCGTCGACGATATCGACATGGCCGTCAGCCACGTTATCCGCGGCGAGGATCATGTCGCCAACACCGGCGTGCAGATCGCGATTTTCAAGGCGCTGGACGCGATTCCGCCGGCGTTCGCGCATCACAACCTGCTGACGACGTCGAGCGGCGAGGGGCTCTCCAAGCGGTCCGGCGCGCTGTCGGTGGCCAGCCTGCGCGAGGCGGGATATGAGCCGATGACCGTTGCGAGCCTTGCCGTTCTGATCGGAACGTCGCACGCGGTCGAGCCGGTCGCCACCATGGCGGAACTGGCCGAGCGCTTTGATCTCGGGTCGGTGTCGCGTTCGCCGGCGGCGTTCGATCCGGCTGATCTCGATGGCCTCAACGCCAAGCTGCTGCATCACATGGACTATGCGCAGGTCGCGCAGGCGCTGAGCGATGCGGGCGTGGAGGACGATCGTGCGCGGGCGTTCTGGGAGGCGGTGTGCGGCAACATCGCCAAACTCGGCGAGGTGCCGGACTGGTGGCGCGTGGTCGACGGGCCTGTTGAGCCGGTGATCGCGGCGGAGGACGCGGAGATGGTTGCTCAGGCGCGCGACCTGTTGCCCGACGAGCCTTGGGACGAGACGACCTGGAAGAGCTGGACCACGGCGGTCAAGGACGCCACGGGGCGCAAGGGGCGGGGGCTGTTCATGCCCCTGCGCAAGGCGCTGACCGGCCTCGATCACGGGCCGGAACTTGCCCGCCTG is a genomic window containing:
- the rpiA gene encoding ribose-5-phosphate isomerase RpiA: MSDTYKKMAAEAALNHVKPGMRLGIGTGSTAEFFVRALAAKVAGGLAVIGVPTSERTAALCRELGVPLTTLDETPELDLTIDGADELDGQLRLIKGGGGALLREKIVANASARMIVIADDGKHVDTLGAFPLPIEVMPFGLAATRIAIGRVADELGLAGELRLRMASDGAPFVTDGGHYIVDGDWKSLSDPDALASRLAGIPGVVEHGLFIGLADMAYLGGADGVTVVEPSA
- a CDS encoding DUF2059 domain-containing protein; the encoded protein is MKRVTMKRILAGVILAGCVATGPAAAAEDFTESHINAARAAIISSNSIRAYDEILPVIADKTRTLFIRSNPALTKEIDEVTNAVALDLVSKRAELDTTVMEIWAVRFSEEELKAIAAFYTSPVGAKLAELRPEMNALSIGAAKQWGDALSTVMVGRVRDELKKRGHNF
- the gor gene encoding glutathione-disulfide reductase — protein: MSEFDYDLFVIGAGSGGVRAARIAATHGARVAIAEEHRYGGTCVIRGCVPKKLLVYASQFSESFEDAAGFGWDVGARSFDWKALIAAKDREINRLEGIYRGNLERSGVALFDSRAELDGPNAVRLVKDGRRVTAAKILIATGGAPNNDMRLEGVEHTITSNEVFYLPEFPKRVVIAGGGFIAVEFAGIFNGLGSETTLIYRGEEILRGFDDDLRQALHAEMEKKGIRVITEDVFSRIEKTDTGLIGHTNAGEQIEADQILMAIGRNPNTKGLGLEGAGVKLDAAGAIRVDERSRTNVPSVFAVGDVTNRVNLTPVAIREGHAFADTEFGGKPVSVDHSMVPAAVFSQPEIGTVGLTETEARARHSSLDIYRASFRPMKHTLSGRDEKMLMKLIVDADTDRVLGVHVMGPDSGELVQVLGIALKMGATKADFDATMAVHPTAAEELVTMREPSERVRREAAE
- a CDS encoding SDR family oxidoreductase, yielding MSTDLFKLEGKRAMVTGSSQGIGFALARGLMAAGAEIVLNGRDAARLDAAVKRLRGEGGTVTGLAFDVTDHAAVRAAVDGVEAGTGPIDILVNNAGMQHRAPLEDFPADAFETLLQTNVASVFHVGQAVARHMIGRGAGKIVNICSVQTALARPGIAPYTATKGAVANLTKGMATDWARHGLQCNGLAPGYFDTPLNAALVSDADFSAWLAKRTPAGRWGRVEELVGACIFLSSEASSFVNGAIIYVDGGITASL
- a CDS encoding gamma-glutamylcyclotransferase family protein — its product is MTDTISYFGYGSLVNCDTRTPGSIVARGTLSGWVREWRIAGPTPRGGVCSLTVRPEAGTDIRGLMVREHSSGLAALDEREGRYDRVDLDEGSFCADPDAPAHDGRGFVYRARSEHYRWGDADHPILLSYVDCVLAGFYRHWGEAGVRHFIETTHGWHVPILDDREAPRYPRAVALGEDLLGLIDAALADADVRWLVAA
- a CDS encoding VIT1/CCC1 transporter family protein, which produces MKLEHEHTRDAIARRIRKGPQVNYLRDWVYGGIDGAVTTFAIVAGVIGADLSAGVILVLGLANLLADGFSMAAANYSGTKTELDDYKRLRLMEETHIAQYPDGEREEIRQIFLAKGFVGDELERIVKLVTAHKENWIDTMLTEEHGVSLAQRSPAKAAGSTFAAFVLCGTVPLLPFALHTGASAFIATVMTAMVFFAIGSIKSRWSTQHWVWSGLETTSIGLAAAGIAWAIGHLLQGLVG